From Elusimicrobiota bacterium:
GATTTTCCATTACAGGAGGAAGAACTCCTCCTCCACTGAATAATTGACTTAGGAATATATAGTTATGTTCACCCCACGTATCCAACTTTTGCCTTACCTGATTAAAAGTAGTCGTTGTGTCCTTAGTATAATCTGCGTCCCAACCCATCTGCTCTGTCATAATACTTGGATATGTTTGTACTAATTCTCTTACACGAACTCCCCCCATACAATTTCCATCATATGCACAATCACCTATCCAGTATGCATGCCATCCTACACTGGCATTTGAATAATCTATTGGTGTCAATGCAAGCGATGGTGTTGTTCCTGAAGAGACTACTGTGACAAAAGATAAATTTGGGTCACAGGTCTGGCAAACTACAGGTGATGGGAAAGACCACATTATAATGTGTGTATCGGGTGCTCTATCACGTATGTATTTATACATAAATGCCTGGTAATCTATATCCTTCTGTGTCCAATGGTCTATTCTATATCCTATCGGTTCATTGTCCCATTCATATATAACATGGGTTTTGTCTTTGTACCGCCTGGCAACTTTATCCCAAAACTCAAGATGGTCGGCTTTGGTAAGATTGGCTGCCTGGATATTGTTAAACTTCCATGTATCTTCATAAACCCCGTACCCGATAGGATGATGACTATAATTAATAATTATATACATTCCCAGTTCTTCAGCATACTGTACTGCTTTGTCTATTTGTGTGATACACCAATCTGTTGTTGTCCAACCAAGGCCACTAAGACCGAAAGTTGTCCTCTGGTCCCTGTAAACAAATAACCTTCCTGTATTAAAATGAAATTCGTCTCTCGCTCGCTGCCATTCGGCTTTACTGTTTGTCCCTGCACCATCCGGATTTGACGGCCAGCTTGAGTTTCCTACTCTTGGAGTATCTCCTCTTAATGGCGCACCATTATCGGCACATAACTGACCGTTTAGTATTATAGGACGACCCCTTCCAATATTACTTTGTGCAGTCGTCTGACCGGTTACTATATTGGATATCCCTGACAAATTTGGAACTTCATCCGCTACCTTCATAGCAAAATAATAAGTTATTCCTGAACTTAAACCCTGGACGGTATAACCCTGATTAGTTCCGGCTACTAACGGAGCAGGTACTCCACTGCATTGTGTTACACCTGCCAAATCCCAGTTGCTGCCGGTTATATTAAAAGTCGCATAGCGAATATCATATGTCGTAGCTGTACCAGTTTTATCATCATCACCTACTGACGTCCAACTTAACGCTATACTGTTACTCGTTACACTACCTGCAACTAATGTGTCTATTGCCGAAGGCGCTTTGGTGTCGGCTGTATTTGTTGCTCTGCTTACTACATTGGATAGTCCTGACCAGTTGGTGGGCACTTCATCTCGGACCTTCATCGCAAAATAATAGGTTATCCCAGAACTTAAACCCTGGACTGTATAACTCTGATTAGTTCCGGCTACTAACGGAGCAGGTACTCCACTACATTGTGTCGCTGTTGCCCAATTACTATCATTTATATTTACATTTGAATATCGGATATCATATACACTCGCTGTTCCTGTGTTATTATCATCACCTACTGACGTCCAACTTAACGAAACACTGTTGCTCGTTGCAACACCTGTCGTTAATGTATTTACAGCTGAAGGTGATATAATGTCAGGTGTACTTGAATTGCCATATATTTTAAACTCGCGTAAACAAAGATTATACCACCCATCCATTCCTATAGTTTTTCCCGATGGTGATATTATTGTTGTTACATATAACCGAACATATCTACCCCTATCGTTACCACCTAATACTATATCTTCAGTACTCGCAAAATCACCTCTGACTCCATTTGTCTGTGTGTATATTGGTGTCCAGTTTATTTTATCATCCGATATTTGTATTGCATAAGATTTACTATATGAATTGTATGGATCCCTTCCCCATTCTAATATAACTTCTGTTATCTTGTATGTTGCACCTAAATCTACATATATCCATGTAGGCTCTATACGTTGTGCTATCCAACCAGTATTTAAATCACCATCGACTGCTTTACTCTCTATATCTGTTCCTTCTACATTTAATGCTTTCGCTGATTTATTTAATGCTAAATTTGTAAAATTCTCAGTAATCGTACCCTGCGCATTATTGGATACATCAGACCAGTTACCAACCTCATCTGCTGTTCTTATCGCAAAGTAATAAAGCGTGTTCGGCTTCCTGCCGGGTACTGTAAAGGTCTCTGAACTATAAGGTGCTTTCGGGTGGAACCCACCGTAAATACTTGCTGTTCCCCAGTTGGCATTTGTTATTGGAAAAGTTGCACTCCGTATACTATACTCAAACGCTGTGCCACTCATTTCATTATTACCAGGCGCACTCCAACTTAAAGTCATTGTATCACGACCTTTACTACTTACTACCAAACTGTTTATCACTGCGGGTGATGATGTGTCTAACGTCCAGGAAGGCGGAGATAACTTTAGCATTACAACATTTGTTGATTCTACAATTGTTGTGTAACTTCCACTAAATGTTCCTTTATCACTATTTGCCCATATATCAAATACCTTCATACCGGTTCCTGAGGGCAATCCTATATCAGACCAGTTAACTGTTATATTTTGTGCTGATGTCCCTCTATTATATATTAATACTGCTGTACAACCATTTATTAAAGGCCTTGCTATAATGTCTACATTACCCACTATTTTTACCCTTCTGCCTGCTATTCCAAGTCTATCCTGATTTATTGCTATTGCTTCTTTGTTTTTATACATTGTAATCCTATCTAGTGTTGCCTGTGTCATATTGCGAAAATCAATAATAATATCCAATGATACGGCTAACATGCAATTAAGACTAAATGACACTCTCTCATCACCAACAGGCGCATTATCCTCAGGAGCATTCCAATGTCCAGGACCCGCATATTTATATAGAGTATCCACTATCTTGTCATAATTTGAACCATCATAACCTGCTCCATCGCCTGCTGTCCGCCAAGAATTACCTACCGGGTCTCCCCATTCCCATACTGAATTCGCACCATAGTTACTTATTTCATAAATCATAGAACGTCCTGTTCTAAGTATACAGTCTCGCATTAGTGCATATCCCGCTATTTCCTCTTCCTTGCTACCAGGATGAAAAGTACACTCGTCATAATACACACCATCAATACCCCATGCTGCAAATTCGTCTGCATCCTGTTGTTCATGGCCATAACTACCTAGTTTTAGACTGCAATTCTGAGGTCCAGGTGATGAAGATATTTCCATCTTTAGTCCTTTAGAGTGAGTATAATCAACTATATATTTTATACCATTCACACTCACACCATTAACAATAACAGCTGGAAATTTGTTTGTATCTTCTTTCTGGCTTCCATCCGGATTAAGGGTATCAGTACTCTGCCAACCATCACATAGACCCTCGAGCCATATATATCCAGCATCCCGCAGTCCACTTGATACCATACCATCTGCCATCAACTTAAGATTATCCCCACTTATATTTGTAGTAAAAACACACCAAGCATTACAACCCATTTTTGGTGTACGAACTAACCCATTATCCCAAGCATATGCAGGTGTTCTTAATGAAATAAATAATCCTATACAAATACAAACAAATAAAAAACATGGACTACTTAGCTTATTTTTCATCTTTTTCACAATTAATACCTCCATATGAATGTTCTTGTATTCTTACGTTCTAAATTCTTTACAGAAGCAGAGTGGAGTTTATCCCACATAATCACTGTACGAGGCTCTGCGGCTACATGACATTGGACATCGGACTTCGGACTTCGGACTGCTTCTTTAATTACTATATAACGTACTTTTGCTGTTTTGTCAATACTATTCCACCTTTTTTATAACAATATAATCTAAATTCAGTCCGGGAGAATATACTTGCTGCAATTTTAAAACATGTTCTCCTGCTTTAATATTGAACTTTAGAGGAGTTTGTCCATCCGGATTCAGGACAATCCATGGTTGCCATTCGGTTGCTTGATAGCCCCATCCTCCGGTAACTTTAAAGAAAATCCTTTCTAAATCTGCTGTTGGATATGCGCCATCAATAATTAGCGAGCGACAAGCATCCTCCGGAGTAGCATATTGTAATGTAATTGTATATAAACCGGTTTTAGGTATAGAAAATTTCCATTCAACCCATTGCCCGGCATTATTCCAATTCCCAATTGTTTTTTTACTTGCTCCTACTTTATTTTCTTCAATTTTTACTTCACCGCCGCCTTGTCCGCTAAAATCTTCTGCCTCAATTTTTATTTCTTCCCCAGATACATTTTGCTTAGGAGCAGTTTCACTTTTGTTAGTTGTTGTTTCACTTTTCTTAGCAGTTGTAGTAGTTTTCTTACTGACAGATTTTTTTCTTGCCTCAACCTGCCCCACACAAGTTAAACACATTCCAAACACAATCCCGAAAACAATCCAATTCCTCATATTCAACTACCTCCTATTAAATTCTGTTATAGGGTTATAGTGTTATAGGGTTTTAACTCTACAAACTCTATGAACTCTATAACTCTATAACTCTATAATTCTTTTTCCTTTTACTCTTTCCCTCCAAACCTTATACCTAACGATATCCTGTGTGTATCGCCTAAATCTTTTGTCGGAACAAACGCATAATCTAAATTAAATGTTGAACTTTCACCGGCTATCCTAAACCCGCCACCTAATGTATATGTCTCTTCATCATATCCGAGCTTGTAGCCTGCTCGGATTCCTATCATCTCCGCGAGCATTAACTCCATACCGATATTCTCTTTCGTAATTGCAGTGTCTAATCCATAATTGACATCAACTGCGAGCGTTAAATTGTTCTCACCTTCAAATGCTGAGAACTTCTTGCCTAAACCTGCCTTTATATTACCCGGCATACTATCACTTCCTACTTTACCGCCTAAATTCTGTACCGCTAAACCTAATTGAATTCCACCTTTAACAGGAACATACTCTACTCCTAAGTCTAATCCAAACCCGGATGTATTGTCTGTGTCTATCTTCTGGCTTGCTATCTTCAAACTGCCACCTACATTTATTGTATCATCTACCTGTTTGCCGTAACTTATCGCGCCACCAATATCCTTTGGACTGTAACTGCCCACACTACCTACTGCATCATATGCGCCTGCAGAATCTTCTAACGTCTTATCAATACTGCCATAATTAAGGTACATTACCTGTAAACCAATTGTAGAACTTTCACTAACAGGATGTCCGAACGCCAAATACTCGTAACTTATTCCTTCAAAATATGATAAATGCATAAAGGAGAATTCGGTCGCACTAACTGACCCTAACCCTGCCGGATTCCAATACACGCTATTGACATCTTCGGCTACTGCTACCTGCGCGCCACCCATTCCTTCCTGCTTGGCACCTACTCCTACTTTTAAAAACTGCATTGCTGAGCTGCCGACACCGGCTTCTACTTTGCTGATACACATAATTCCAGTAAACAATGTTGCTAACATAACGACATTCATCACTTTTAACATATTTACCTCCATTTTCTGAAATTTATTGAAACTTATTGAAATTTGTTGTTGATTATCCCGATTCTTATTTATAATTGAATATGTAATCGGGATTGTTTTATTGGTCTCCGGTAGGGGACTCAATAAAACAAAAAAAAAGTTTCTTAAAAAACTAGATAATTACTTAATTAAGTTTTTAAAACCTAATTAACTAATTCGCTAATTCTCTAATCAACTTTTTTGTTTTCGGTAACCTTGCTGGCTTGATAGTTAGATCTTTGTAATTTCTATTAATTTCTACTTTATTTCCACTTATTACAAGATCTACTTTAATTGTTTTGTCGCTTATCGGCAACCTGTTGGCGTTACTATCTTAGCCCTTGGTTTTGCGAACTCATCAAGGTTTCCCTTGAGCAGCCTTTTCGGATTAGCACTCGCAGGTCGGAGCTACTGCACCGACCGAGAATGCAACCCCGCAGTATGCGGGGCAAACAGCATAGTATACTTTTTTCTCTTTTTGTTCCCTCTTAATCAAAGTATAACGCATGGAGTAAAATAAGTCAATGTCAAAAACTGCAGTTCTTTTGTCAAATAATTTGATATGAAAATGGATTATATTTAGTAAAGATTGAAATTAACTATCTTGCATCAAAAAAGTTGTTCATTTTATATTTACACAACAATGTGTTGACTTTTCAGTATCGAATTCGTAATGATATTTTTCCCATATACCTTTGGAAATTAATATATCAACCTCATATTTACCTAAAAATCCAGAAAATGAAAATTTACCTTCTTTA
This genomic window contains:
- a CDS encoding PorV/PorQ family protein; translation: MLKVMNVVMLATLFTGIMCISKVEAGVGSSAMQFLKVGVGAKQEGMGGAQVAVAEDVNSVYWNPAGLGSVSATEFSFMHLSYFEGISYEYLAFGHPVSESSTIGLQVMYLNYGSIDKTLEDSAGAYDAVGSVGSYSPKDIGGAISYGKQVDDTINVGGSLKIASQKIDTDNTSGFGLDLGVEYVPVKGGIQLGLAVQNLGGKVGSDSMPGNIKAGLGKKFSAFEGENNLTLAVDVNYGLDTAITKENIGMELMLAEMIGIRAGYKLGYDEETYTLGGGFRIAGESSTFNLDYAFVPTKDLGDTHRISLGIRFGGKE